In a genomic window of Atribacterota bacterium:
- the deoC gene encoding deoxyribose-phosphate aldolase, with translation MRMEKILLLKSRLEEVLGMEIRGRERFPILEAVPVDEGELRTFLASRIDHVLLKSSARRQDLEEVCREAREWKFFSVIVNPYYVTLCTKLLEGSGVLTGVAIGFPLGQNKPEVKAKEARFAFQEGAKEADMVLNVAALKNGDWRLVYSDIRGVVEEMSPCTVKVVLENCYLTEEEKIVGCLIAQAAGAHFVKTSTGFGPSGATVEDVALMREVVGSSLGVKAAGGISSRAMALQMIASGANRLGTSSGVAIVRGEA, from the coding sequence ATGCGGATGGAAAAAATTCTCCTGCTCAAGTCCCGGCTTGAGGAAGTCTTGGGAATGGAAATTAGGGGGCGGGAACGTTTTCCCATCTTGGAAGCGGTTCCCGTCGATGAGGGAGAATTGCGCACTTTTCTTGCTTCCCGGATTGACCATGTACTTCTCAAGTCCTCGGCTCGGCGCCAGGACTTAGAAGAGGTGTGTCGGGAAGCCAGAGAGTGGAAGTTTTTTTCCGTCATCGTCAATCCCTACTACGTGACGCTCTGTACTAAACTGCTGGAGGGAAGCGGAGTGCTTACCGGTGTGGCCATTGGTTTTCCCCTGGGGCAGAATAAACCCGAGGTGAAGGCCAAGGAGGCTCGTTTTGCCTTTCAAGAGGGAGCGAAGGAAGCCGATATGGTCTTGAACGTTGCCGCACTCAAAAACGGGGACTGGAGGCTGGTGTATTCGGATATTCGGGGTGTGGTGGAAGAGATGTCTCCATGCACCGTAAAGGTGGTGCTCGAAAACTGTTACCTCACGGAGGAGGAAAAAATAGTGGGATGTTTAATCGCTCAGGCGGCTGGAGCCCACTTTGTAAAAACGTCCACCGGTTTTGGTCCTTCAGGGGCAACCGTAGAGGATGTGGCCCTCATGCGTGAGGTGGTGGGGAGCTCCTTAGGGGTGAAGGCTGCGGGAGGGATCAGTTCCCGGGCAATGGCGTTACAGATGATTGCTTCTGGCGCCAATCGTTTGGGAACTTCAAGTGGCGTTGCTATTGTCCGGGGCGAAGCGTAA
- a CDS encoding anaerobic ribonucleoside-triphosphate reductase activating protein produces MIPLVFRGWHKTSYIEYPGKLSTVLFVGGCNFRCPFCHNPELVEEWEMLPRVDEEEVFEYLEKRHGLLDAVVITGGEPLLQKTLLSFIRAVKEKGYLVKVDSNGSSWEAFTSLRPYVDRWGIDYKLPFTDYHRVGGERWAQTSQRVLETLLTVPEYLEVRTTIFPLFHSFETLLGMGETLIGASSWWWQNFRPEKTLLPEAKSIPPYPFSLLQEWQAKINEKLGKELITLRPGQ; encoded by the coding sequence GTGATTCCCTTGGTATTCCGGGGATGGCATAAGACGAGTTATATCGAATATCCAGGCAAACTCTCCACGGTACTCTTCGTAGGGGGATGTAATTTTCGCTGCCCTTTCTGTCACAACCCGGAATTGGTCGAAGAATGGGAAATGCTCCCCCGGGTCGATGAGGAAGAAGTGTTCGAATATCTCGAGAAACGACACGGACTCCTTGATGCCGTAGTCATTACCGGGGGAGAACCACTTCTGCAAAAAACGCTTCTCTCCTTTATTCGCGCAGTTAAGGAAAAGGGGTATCTGGTAAAGGTGGATTCAAATGGCAGTTCCTGGGAGGCGTTTACTTCGTTACGACCATACGTCGACCGATGGGGAATCGACTACAAGCTCCCATTTACAGACTACCACCGTGTGGGTGGAGAGCGATGGGCACAGACAAGTCAAAGGGTTCTTGAAACCCTTCTTACCGTTCCAGAATATCTTGAAGTCCGTACCACCATTTTTCCCCTTTTTCACTCCTTTGAGACGCTTCTTGGCATGGGCGAAACCCTTATTGGAGCATCTTCCTGGTGGTGGCAAAATTTCCGACCTGAAAAGACGCTCCTTCCTGAAGCGAAGTCCATTCCTCCTTATCCTTTTTCACTTCTTCAGGAGTGGCAGGCAAAAATCAACGAGAAGCTTGGAAAAGAGCTGATTACGCTTCGCCCCGGACAATAG
- a CDS encoding SIS domain-containing protein — protein MNWRESFETVVNEARDLLSTLKEQEVKAFLTLLEEYRQKRIFFWARGRSFLILKGFAMRLMHMGYTVHVVGEVTCPAIGKGDLLLCASGSGKTASVLLFAEKAKKAGAKVAAIVGRPETPLHPFLDWVVKFVPDGVSPSLQLYADGGGTRFEHALFLFLDACILHLVSSHREEAYKLMMACHANLE, from the coding sequence GAATGAAGCTCGAGATCTTCTTTCCACGCTCAAGGAACAAGAAGTCAAAGCGTTTTTGACCCTCCTTGAGGAGTACCGTCAGAAGCGAATTTTTTTCTGGGCTCGAGGAAGGAGCTTTCTCATCCTTAAAGGTTTTGCCATGCGTTTGATGCATATGGGATACACCGTGCATGTTGTGGGAGAAGTGACCTGCCCAGCAATCGGCAAGGGGGATCTTCTGCTCTGCGCTTCTGGCTCAGGTAAAACCGCCTCAGTGCTTCTTTTTGCTGAAAAGGCCAAAAAAGCTGGGGCAAAGGTGGCAGCAATTGTGGGACGACCAGAAACACCACTTCATCCTTTTTTGGACTGGGTGGTTAAATTTGTTCCGGATGGTGTTTCGCCATCGCTTCAGCTTTATGCTGATGGTGGGGGGACCCGGTTTGAGCATGCTTTGTTTCTTTTCCTTGATGCCTGTATTCTCCATCTCGTTTCTTCCCACCGAGAGGAAGCGTACAAGCTCATGATGGCCTGCCATGCGAATCTGGAGTGA